One Archangium violaceum genomic window, TGGCGTCGATCTCTCGGCCGGGTACCACAAGTACGCCGTGAAGTGGGAGCCCAACAGGCAGTCCTTCTATCTTGATGGCAACCTGGTCTACACCGCGAACGTGAGCATGCCCGACCGCATGTACATCCTGCTGAGCTTCCAGTTCGGAAGTGCCAGCGGCTCGGGCGATGCGTCGACGCCGACAGGACAGGGGAACGCGTTCGACATCCGCTACATCCGGGCTTGGAAGTTCAAGTAGCGGGTCGGCTTCTAGCGCGCGAGGTTGTCCTTCAGCAGGGCGAGACCGAACCCCCAGTGGCCGTCCGCCGTGCCGAGCTTCAGCGCGCCGGCCCGCATCCGCTGATAGAACTCGCCGAGCGAGGGGACGGAGTCGAGCGTCTCCTCGCCGGTGGCTCCCGCGTGCTTCAGCTGGCGGGCGAGGTGTAGCTGGAACGAGCCGGCGAGTGCCGCCGCCAGCCGGCGGGTGTAGGTGAAGCGGTGGGGGAGCTCCGCGAACCGCGTGCCCTCGTAGGCCGAGAGCAGGCGCATGCAGGTTCCTTCGTCCATGCGCAGGAAGACGGAGAGCACCGCGAGATCGTAGTAGGCGTCCATCGGCCCGGCGGTGGCCCAGTCGAGTATGAGGATCGCCTCGCCGTCGTAGACGAGGTTGGTGGGGTTGAGGTCGTTGTGGCCGAGGACCAGGGCACGTTCGCGGGTGGGTGGATTCTCGCTGAGCACGCGCTGGACCGTGTCGCCGACGAAGTCCGGGAGGGCGAAGCCGGCCAGGAGGCCGTCCCAGACCTGGGCGAGGAACTCGCGGGGCTCTCGCATGCGCGCATCGGCGGGGAGGGGGAGCGCGTGGATGCGGCGCACGGTACGGCCGAGCTGGGTGAGCGCGGCTTCGTGGGTGCGCGGGTCCCCGTAGAAGGCCCCGAACGAGCGGTCGGAGACGAATGCGGTCAAGACCGCGCGCCGCGCCTCGTCGACGTGGACGATGCGAGGCGCGAGGCCCGCGTCGGCGGCGAGCCGTTGGATATGGAGCGCGGGGCGCCAGTCGGCATCGTTCTCTGCCTCGCCGGCGATCTTGAGCACGAATGACTGACCGGCGGTCTCGACGCGGTAGACGCCGGCGCCCGAGAGCCCCGCGGCGATCCGGGTGATGGTGGTGGTGGGTCCTCTGAGGTCCGGGGCAAGCAGTCTGCGACGGTCATGTTCGACTCCGGCGCGAGGGGCGCGGGTCAGTCGCGCGAGGCGGAGTCTATACCATGCGTTGGCCGGCTCGGGTCCACGGCCGCCCCGGCGGTTGCATCGCGTTGAATCAGCGGGCCGTGCGTGCCCGCGGCAACAGGCGGACCAGCAGGGCAGCCAGCGCCGAGGCGGTCTCCAGCAACGTCACCGCCACCCACCCCCACCGGGCCAGCATGAGGCTGCCGCTTGCCGCTCCGATGAACACGCTGACGAACAACACGGCGTTGAGCCTGCTGCGTGCTGCGGGAGCGATGCCAAAGACGATCGTCTGATGTGCCACGAGCGTGAGCTTTAGAGCGCCAGGCGCCTCGGGCCTGTGTCTACCCTCCGGGCGTGGCGTCGCGGCTGACACGCCCATGACGCGTCAGCAGCGCCCGATGGACACGTCCGATGCCTCAGCATACCGGCGCCGCGCACGGCCTTGCTAGTATCCTCCGTCAATGGCGCCGTAGCGAAAAGAGGTGTGCCGTGGCGGAGATCTGGGATTCGTCGAAGCTTGCAGCAAAGATGCAGGAGAACCCCTCGCTGTGGAGTTCCTTGCCCGAAGAGTGGAGGGCCCCGGTTGCTGGTATCGTCCTGGCCGACAAAGGGATGCGCAAGCTGAACCGCATTAGCGGCCGCCTGAAGCGTGGCGCGGTGTCTCAATTCCAGAATGCAGCCGATGTTGCGGCGTCGCTCGATGCGACCATCCTTGGCCGTTACGCGCTGTTGCGATTCTGGTGCTCGGAGAAAAAGCCGAACGAGCAGCAGTTTTATATCAACAACCAGTTGCTCACGGCGATGGCCGCTGCTGGCACGGACGACGAAGTCGTGAGCGAGCTTACCGACAGGCTTGATGCGCAGTGGAAGGAGCGAAACCTGCGCTCGAACGTGATCGTCATCGCGCATCGTGGAGACGGTGCCACTTTCGAGAAGGTTCGTAAGGTATACGAGCGGCAACTGTTCGACAGTCTTTTCTATACGCACGAGAACGAGAACAGCGAAGCGGCCGTGGTCAAGGCGCTCGATGCATGGCGGCAAAAGAAGCTGAGCGGTGTCGAATGCGACGTCTGGTTCAGTCAGGATCGAGTTCCCGTTGTCACCCATACGCAACACATTGAGGCGCTGTATCAGCAAGAGCAGGATAAGACCCGGTTGCCCTCTGGTGGGGTGCGGATCAACCAGGTAAACGCCAACAGTCTGCCGCCGAGGTTCCTCACTCTCGATCGATGGCTTCAAATCGTCGAGGCTTATGTGGGGGTGCATTCAGCCGAGCTCACTGGCGATAAGATGCTTCGTCTTGAAATCGAGATGAAGGACACCAACCTCGCGTTCGGCGGGGGCGTTCCGCAAGACACCAAGACAGCGGTTCTGGAGAGATGGCGGGCCATCGAGCGGGTGGTGAGCCGGTTCCTGAAGTCTTGCAACAGGCCCAGCCTCTACCAGGTCGCCCTCTTCAACGGATCAGAGGCTCCCAAGAGCGCCTTGGACAAGGCCATGGGGGAAAATAAGACACTTCGCTCGAGCGTCGTGTACGGGGGGAGCCCCGTTGATCCAGACACCGCTGGCCTGCAGGAGGTCCGGTATGGTTTGCACAGCAGCGGACTTCTGCGGATGATGTACAGCGGCAAGTTCGCGGGAAGAATCGTGACACTCGCACCGGGAGTCGAAGCGCTCCCGGTCTCACTGGACATGACGACTCAGCTGAGTACGCTCGGAGAGTGGATCGAGAACATCGAGTCCTTGACGGTCGAGCAAGCAATCCAGTGCGCGAGGTTGCGCGTGCTTCTGGATTTGTTCGACCAGATGAAGACTGGCGCACTGCCCGTGGAGCGAAAGCCGCTTCGCATCCAGGTCCTTACGGACTTTTGCTCCCTTGGAGCGAAATTCATCGTCAAGAAGCGGGCAACGCCCATCGCGAAGGGGCTTTTTTCAAGGCCTTATGATGTGAATCTGCTGCGCTGTGTATGGCAGAAGTACGGCCTTGACAAGCCCGACCATCAAGATGTGAGGCAGAGGGTCTGCGAGGCGTTGAATACGTGCGGCAGCGATCAGGAGAAGCTGATCGAGTTCGGAAGTAGGTTCCTCCAGTTGATCGGTGATTGGTACAACTGATCAGCGAAAGCGAGGAGGGCCCTCGCTGAGGTCTTTTGAAAGGGTGGCCTTTGGAACCAGCCCTTTCAAGGTGCTGGAGGTGGTGCTTCCAGATCGCACTGGACGTCTTCGCCTGTGCCCTCCGTGGCGGCAGGCTCACAGGGGGGCCAGGAGCGCGAGCGTTGCTCTGCTTCGTCCCCGCCTCCACCTCACGAACCAGGGCCTCGGGACTCTACCTTTCCCTGTAGCGCGAGGAGTCGCCCATGGGGGATGGTGCGGAGGAACTCGAGGACTTCACTGACTTCAGTGACTCCTTCCTGAAGGAGATCGCTCGGGCGCCCGTTCCCTCCCGGATGCCGGCGCCTGGCTCACTGCTGGGTGGCCGGGACGAGCGCCGGTTCGAGGTTCTCGACGCGCTGGGGGGCGGCGCCATGGGGCAGGTCTTCCGTGCTCGGGACGCGGAGCTGCAGCGCGTCGTGGCCCTCAAGTTCTTCCTGCCACGTGTCGCGGGAACGAAGGAGGAGGCGCTTGGCGCGATGCTGCGTCAGGAAGCACGCGCCATCGCTCAGCTCGACCACGAGAACATCGTCCGCATCTTCGATATGGGCGAGTGGGGCGGCGCACCCTGGGAGCCCCTGGTCCCCTTCCTCGTCATGGAGTGTCTGGACGGGGAGTCACTCGGTTCGCTCCTCAGCCGGGAGCGTCCGGGGCTGCGGCGTGTGCTGGGCATCATGCAGGGCGTGGCCAGGGGGCTGGCGCATGCGCACGAGCGCCACATCGTCCACCGTGACCTCAAGCCGAGCAATGTCTTCCTCACCCGGCAAGGCACGGTGAAGCTGCTCGACTTCGGACTGGCGCACCTCCTGGGGTCCGGCTCGCACGTGCCCTTCCTCCCCACGGCCGGAACGCCCCCCTACATGGCACCGGAGCAGTGGCGGGGTGAGCCGCAGGATGCGCGCACCGATCTCTGGGCCGCGGGGGTGATGCTCTACGAGCTGCTCACCGGCGAGCTGCCCTATCCAAGCGTCAACCTGGAGGAGCTGCGTGCCCGCGTGCTCTCTCCCGAGCCGGTGCCCTCGGTCCGCGAGCGGGCTCCAGAGCTGTCCCAAGAGGTAGCGCGGCTGGTGTCCCTGCTGCTGGAGAAGGAGCCTGGCCGGCGGCTGCCCAGCGCGACCGCGTTGGCCGAGCGGCTGCACCAATTGGAGACGCAACTCGGGCCGTGGCGCGAGGAGCCGCATGCCCTGGGTCCTCAGCGCCGGCAGGTGGCGCTCGTGTCCTGCGGGTTGGTGGGATTGGCTCGGCTCTCCGAGAAGCCCGACCCCGAGGATTCCCTCGAGATGGAGGAAGACTTCCACCGCAGGTGCTCGCGGGTCATCCAGCGGCACGAGGGCTTCGTCACCCATTGGCTCGGCCAGGAGGTGCTCGCCTGTTTCGGCTACCCGGTGGCCCGTGAGGACGATTCGGTACGTGCGGTGCGTGCGGGGCTCGACCTGCTCAGGTGCTTTCAGGAGGAGCCGCCTCGCCTGCCGGGGCACGCGCTCTCCGTGGGGGTGGGGATCCACACCGACGCGGTGGTGTTCACCGTCTCCGCCCAGCAGTCGTCAGGGACAGCACCCGCCATCCAGGGAGAGGCACAGCAGATCGCTTCCCGGCTGGCGGAGCTGGCGGGGTCTGGAGGCGTGGCAATCGGCGGTAACACCTTGCTGCTGGTGCGCGGCGCCTTCGAGACCGAGCCTCTCGTCAACCAGGATCCCCCTGGGCCGGTGGGCGGACAGCGCCTGGACGCCTGGCGTGTGCTGCGCGAGCGCGAGGCGGTGATGCGCTTCGAGCGGGTGCTCGCCACCGGTCACGTCTCCCGCATGGTGGGGCGGGAGCGGGAGCTTCGGATGCTCCTCGCTCTCTGGGAGGAGGCCCGGGAAGGGCGGGGCTCCTTCGTGCTCATCCGTGGGGAGGCGGGTATCGGTAAGTCCCGTCTCATCCAGGAGCTGAGCAGCCGGCTTTCCCCGGAGTCGGCCTACCTCGTCCAGGGCCAGTGCTGGCCGCGGCTCGAGAGCAGCGCCTTTGCTCCCGTCATCGATTTGCTATGGCGGCGCTTCTTTCCTGGCGAACCCCGCGTGCGCTCGCGGCGGGAGCTGCGCGGCCATCTCGAGTCGTTGCTGGGTGCTCTGGGTCTGCTTCGCGAGCCCAAACTGGATGCGCGGTACATCGACGGTCTCGCGTCCCTGCTCTCGCCAGCCGGCGCGGAGGAGACTCCGTCCATTGGGCTCTCGTTGGAGCAGCGGGAGAGCAAGCGGTGGCTCCTCGATGCGCTGCGGGCCCTGCTCTTGCGGATGGCGGAACATCGGCCGGTTCTCTCCGTGATGGAGGACCTGCACTGGGCTGATCCGTCCACCCTGGAGCTGCTCGGAGTCATGTTGGAGCACATCGGGAAGGAGCGGGTGCTCGTCGTGCTCAGCGCGCGCACCGGGTTCGAGCCTCCCTGGCCGCCGCGGCCCGGGTTCCATCGGCTCGAGCTCGGCCGGCTGTCGGAGGAGTCCACTTCTGCCCTGGTGCGGGAGGTGGCCAGGGGCCGGGAGCTGCCGGAAGAGCGGCTCGCGCAGCTCGTGGCGAAGACGGAGGGCATCCCGCTCTTCATCGAGGAGATGGCTCGCCTGATGATCGAGCGGGCACCTGGCGCGATACCGCTCACCCTTCACGAGTTGCTCGCGAGCCGGCTCGACGCGCTCGCGCCCCGGCAGCGGACGTTGGTCTGGTTCGCTGCCGGGGTGGGCCGCCGCTTCACCGGGGCCTTGCTGGCCGCGCTCACTCGACGGAGTGAGGCCGAGCTGCGTGAGGACCTCGCGTCCCTGGTGGCGGCCGGAATCTTCCAGCGGGACGACTCCGAGGAGCCGGGCTACCAGTTCCACCATGCGCTGCTGCAGGATGTGGCCTGGCAATCCCTTCCGCGTGGTCGCCGGCGGGAGTTCCACCGGCACATCGCCCAGGTGCTGGAGGCGCGGTTCCCCGGCGTGGTGGGCGCCCAGCCCGAGGTGCTCGCCCATCACTACACCGAGGCGGGGGAGCTCGAGCGGGCCCTTCGCTACCGGATGCGCGCTGTGACTCTTGCGTTCCAGCGTTCGGCCAACCTGGAGGCCATCGTGCATGTGCGGCGGGCGCTGGCTCTGCTGCGAAGCCTTCCGGATGCCTCACGACGGAGCGGCGAAGAGATGATGCTGCTCAATTCGCTCGGCATCGCGCTGATGAGCACCCAGGGCTATGGCGTGCCCGAGATCGAGCAGACCTACACCCGCGCGTTGGAGCTCTTCGAGCAGGAGGGGGAGTCTCTCCCGTACCTCGAGCTGCTGTGGACGTGGTTGTGCACCTACTTCATCTCCGGCGGGCGTCTCTCGCTGGCGCACGAGCTGGCCGTGCGGCTCCTGACCCTGGGCCAGAGACGGGGAGACAAGAGATTGAGTGCCCATGCCTACCGGAATCTGGCGAGCATCTCCCGCCAACGGGGGGAGCTCCTCGAGAGTCTGGAACTGCTCGACCAGGCGAGGGTGCTTTCCGCGGAAGAGTCGCTCCTGGCCTTTCCCCTCAGCGGTCTTTGGGTTGATTTGGAGGTGTTGGATTCGAGCTTCATCTGTCTCACCCGGCTGGCCCTGGGCGATGTGCGGCGGGCGTGGCAGCTCGGCCTCGAGGCATTGGCGCGAGCCAGACGGATGAACCACCCCGGGACCCTGAACCTCGTGCTGGTCTGCCTGACGAGTGCCGCCCAGCTCCACCGGGATGTCCAACGTACCCTGGAGTGGGCGGAAGAGGGCATGCTCGCCGCGTCCAGGGTCTGGCTCAGGCCCTCGGAGGAGGTATTGAGGGGCTTCCGTGGCTGGGCATTGGCCAGACTGGGGCGACGCAAGGAGGGGCTCGAAGCTCTGCGCAAGAGCTTCGGGCAGTTGAGGCGGATGGAGGCCTGGAGCTTCGTCCCCTACCTCCAGGGACTGCTCGCGGAGGTGCAGGGGAGTCTGGGGCAGGTACACGAGGGACTGGCCTCGGTGGAGGAGGCCCTGGAATGCATGGACAAGCTCGGTGACCGCTTTGTCGTTCCCGAAATGCACCGCATCCGGGGGGAACTCCTGCGGTTGCGCGGAGAGAACGGCGAGGCGATGCGTTGTTTCCTCCGGGCCTGCATCATGGCCCATCGCGAAAGGGCCGCCCTGCTCGAGCTGCGCGCGACGGTCGCTCTGGCTCGGCTGCTGCGGGACACGGGGCACGACGTGCAGGCCCGCCGGAGGTTGGTGCGGGCCTTCTACGGGTCCAGGGTGGATTCCGAGGCCGTGGACTTCCAGGATGCCCGGGTCCTGCTCGAGCAGTTCTCGACGCCGCAGGAGGGCCTTGAGGCCCGGTGACGGGCGGAGGGTGTCAGGGAAGTTGAGCGGCACCACGTGGCACGAAGGCAATAGTCCGACCAGTGCCCGTCAAACATTATTTCCCTGTTTGAATCCATCCAACGTATTGACACGCCTTCACGCGATTCATCGGCGTCTCACCGGGCGCGGTGAAGCGGAATCGGGAAGCCGCGGACGGCGTACGACGGTGGAGCCGACCCGCTCCGGTTCCCTGGCCAGCGACTACCTCTTGCGCCTGCCCAGGGGCGCGCGCCCCTCAAGGGCGCGGCAAGCAGGTCGTCCGGCGTCGGATAGCAGAACAGGCTCGCCGAGAATGTCCGCCGAATCCCCCACGGCTCACCGGGACGCGCGTGAAAAATGCGCGCAGGCTCCACCTCGTCCGTGCTCCGCTGCAAGAGCGCGAAGTTCTCGGGCGGCTGTCGACGGGTGGAGGCTTGGTGCATGGCCGCTGCGGTTATTAAGACAGGGGGTGCAGACCGCGTGCGCGCGTGCAATCGTGGGGGCTGACGTAACGGCACGGGCGTCCTGATGTCTCAGGCCCTTTCACGCACGGAGTTTCCATGTTTGGTCGCGCGGTCGTCGCAGCGTTCGCTTCACTCTCGCTCATCGGGTGTGGAGGAGAGGTGTTCTCCGGCGGCACTGATGCCTCCGAGCCCGGTCCGAATCACGATGCTGGGACGAGCCAGCCGGAGGCGGACGCGGGAACGCCACCGGAAGTCGAGCCAGATGCGGGCAGCACCGACCCCTCCGACAAGCCCATCACCCACTTCGACGTCATCATCGGCACCGGAAGCGGACAGATCCACCTGCCTTCTGGCATCTCCGGAGTGAACTGCGGCGACGTCGTGGGGATTCGAGCAGGAACCTATTACGGGATTGGCATCGTCGGCGTGAACGGCTGCGCCGGTAACCCGATCACCATCGCGAATCATGGCGGGCAGGTGAAGGTCGTCGGCACCCAGCAGGGCAACTGGGGTATCAGCTTCGAGAACAGCTCTCATGTGGTCTTCCGCTCGGCCGTTCCCGGTGAGTACGGCTTCTACGTGAGGAACTCCGTCGGCCGCGGCGGGTTCGAGGTGTCCGGCACCTCCCACGACATGGAGATCAGCGGTGTCCACGTCGCGGAAGCCGCACACGGGATCATGATCAAAGAGGATCCTCGCTGCAGTCGCCCCAAGGCCTGGCACCCTTTCGTCATGAGAAACTTCGTGGTCAAGAACAATCGATTCGAGAACACGCTCTGGGAAGGGACCTATTTTGGTTTCCACAACGCCGAGAGCATGACGATGAGCTGCAATGGCTCCGATGTGCAGGTGAAGGCCGCGCGCCTTGCGAATGTGAAGACCCTCAACAACATCTTCCGGAACAACGGAAACAACGCCATCAAAGTCAGGCTTTGTCTGGAGGGTTGTGAGACGGCCTATAACGATGTCTACGGATACGCCCTCAACAAGGACACCGGCTGGGATTCAGGCATCACCTACGGCTACGAAACCTATGGCTCCATTCACCACAACCGGGTGGAAAGGGGCTATGGCAACGCCATCGAGATCATCGGCAGGGTTCAGAGCACCATAAAGATTCACGACAACACGATCGTCAGTCCGGGCACGATGCCCGATGGATCGAAGGGCCAGACCTGGGCGAGAGGGATCGCAGCGGACTTCCGGTCGACCGGTATGCGGGTCGAGATCTTCGACAACTCGATCTCCAACCCGATCGCGGGAGACGTCTCGTTGACCAACTACGAGAATCTGTCCGGTGTCACCGGGAAGGTCTGCAACAGCGGAAGCCGCATCGAGAACGTGAACGTCCAGCTCGACGCCTGCCCTTGAGCGAACCACAGCTAACGCCATCCACGGCTTCTTATACGCCTCCGGATTTGGTCCAAACTCGGTTCAAAGCGGCGGGTTGCTCTGCATGGAAGCGGCGGGAATCGAAGCCGCCGCCTGGTGCCTCTGGCGGCGTCAGCTCACTCCCGGGTGACGGTCGTCGTCTCGAGGACTGGCGAGCTGGCGATCTCCTGCTCGGAGAAGAGGATGGGCCGCCACTGCTTCTGGGCGAAGAGCTGGAGCTGGTCGTTGAGGTGGGACGGGTCCTCGGACTCGCCGTAGGTGAGCAGGGCCCGGGCCTCCAGGCCGCTGTCGGTGTAGCGCATGGCCATGAGGAAGCTCGTCCCATGGTTGATGACGTAGCCGTCGGTGGTGAGGCCCGTCGTGGAATTGATGACCGTACCGCGCGGTGTCGGCTCGTCCAGCGTGGACTTCAGGGTGCGGTAGCTGACGACGTTCATCGTGCCATCCACCGCCACGCCACCATGGAGCGGAGTGCGGCCACCTCGTGGCGAGAACTGCACCTGGCCCAGCGGTGCATCCACCGCGATGCCGGCATCTCCCAGGCGCAGCACGGCCTCGGCCAGCTTGTCCAGGAGCGGATCCGCCCCCGACGCGGGCGCTGGCACGAGCGTGTTCGGCGTCTCCATGGGCTGTGAGGGAGAGAAGGCCGTGGCGAAGAGGGTGCCCGCGTTCTGCAGGGCCGCGGTGCCGTAGACGCCCATCAGCTCGCGCCAGAGGGGGGCTCCCACGCTGCTCGTGTCGTAGTGGCCATCCCACGCCGCCAGCACGGCACAGGCCTGGGTGAGGTCCACCCCCTGGCCCCGGGCGGTGCCCATGGGGTTGCCCTGGCAGCGCTGGACCACCTGCGCGCGCAGCAGCTCGGCCGTCATGCCGCGGTTGTCGAGAACGGTGGCCTGCAGCTCCTCGAGGGTGAACCGGCCATCGGGGCCGGAGGCGCCTCCCTCGCGCACCTCGGTGAGCGCGACGAGGTTCATCCGGGTACGGGGCGACTGGGGCACGCGCTCGAAGCCGTGCAGGGGGGAGAAGCCCTCCAGGGGCTCCGCGGGGTTGGCCAGCCAATAGCTGTCATTGGCGTTGAAGACGAAGTCGCGGCGGGACAGCTGTGGCACCCGCGAGAAGGGAACGAGCCCCGGGCTGCGCGCTCCGGGCTCCACCACCCACTCGTTGACGGCGGTGCTCCCGTCGAGCAGCACGATGCCCTGGGCCTGCAGCGCGGCCTGCGGCGAGCCGGGCGTGGCGACCGCCTGCCGCCACCTCGCCAGAGCCTCGGCACTGAGGTTGGGCGTGGGTGAGGCATCCGTGTACCAGACGTTCCCCTCGCGATCCGCGGCCATGGTGTTCACCCAGGGGCTGCCCTGCGCGGTGGCGAAGACCTCCTGGTACTGCTGGAGGCTGGTGGCCCGTCCCATGTCCAGGAACTGGGTGAAGAAGGTGGTGTTGTCGAGGTTGGCGTCCCGGTAGCTGACGGCGGTGGAGCCGGTCCACCCCAGGCCGGGCAGGGCCAGCAGGGGGCCGTGGTGGCTGCTGTAGAGGGTACGGGAGACGTCCTTCAGCGAGCCATCGGGCTGCAGCACCTGGACGGTGAAGGTCCGGGCCGTCATCTCCCGCTCCTGGCCCTCATACTCATACGTGGTGGGCCTTCCGGGGACGAGCTTCAACAGGTAGGCCGTGAAGCGCGAGCCGGACGAGAAGGTATGCGTCCAGGCCACGTCCTTGTTGAAGCCGATGAGGACACCGGGCGCGCCGAGCAGGGAGACGCCGTAGACGTCGAGCTGGCCGGGCACGGTGAGGTGGCTCTCCCACAGCCGCAGCTCGCCCTCCCAGGGGAAGTGCGGGTTGGCCAGCACCATGCCGCGCCCGTTGGCCGTGCGCTCGGCGCCCAGCGCCCAGCCGTTGCTGGCGAGGCCCGCCTCCTCGCGCGGAGGCAGGGGGGGCGGTACGGACTGCACGCCCTTCGGGCTGGGGGGCTGCGCCGCGGCGATGGTGTCGATGAGGCGGTAGCCGCTGGCCGTCAGCGTGATGTTGATGAGGTAGGCCACCATCTCGTCCGCGCCGATGGGGCGCAGCCAGGGCTGCCCGGCGCAGGACAACCGCGTGGCCCCGGGGCTCTCCAGGAAGTGGTTGTAGCCGGCGGTGAACCCTTCGAGGAATTGACGGGAGTCCTCGGGCTGGGTTTCGAGGCCGGCCCGGCCTCGCTCGAGCAGGTCCAGGGCGTGGTAGGCGAAGTCGCTGGAGAGATGGGCGTCCCCGGGGCCTGCCCCGAAGAAGCGGGCGCGCTCGCCGCGAACCTTGATGATCTGATCCGCCAGGGTGCAGGCATGATCCTGGGCGAAGGCATACCCCTGACCGAAGCCCGCGCCGCCGAGGTTGGGGGCGGTGATGTGGGGAATGCCGTGGGCGGTGCGGCGGATGGTGGCCCGGTAACGGGGCTCGGGGGCTTCGGCTCCGGGTCCGGGCAGCCCGTGGAGGCCACCAGGGCCAGGGACAGGAGGAGGGTGGGCCAGCGAGGCGGACGCGCGGACGCGTCAGACCGTACGAAGCAGTCCGAAGGAGGGGCGGTGTGCATGGGGATGGCCCCAAGTGTAGCGACGCCGCCCCCCCCCCGTTCAATTCGTGGGCTCTGGAAGACGCGCCTCTCGGGGTTCCACGGTCCTCGGGCTGAGCAGCCGCATGATGAAGACGTAGAAGACCGGCACGAAGATCACCGCGAGCACCGTGGCGGACAGCATCCCCCCGAGCACCCCCGTGCCGATGGCGCGCTGGCTGGCGGCGCCGGGTCCATTCGCGATGGCGAGCGGGACCACGCCCAGCGTGAAGGCGAGCGAGGTCATGAGGATGGGACGGAAGCGCAGCTGCGCGGCCTCGAGGGCCGCGTCCAGGAGCGGCCTGCCCTGTTCCCGGAGCTCCTTGGCGAACTCGATGATCAGAATGGCGTTCTTCGCCGACAGGCCGATGATGGTGATGAGCCCGACCTTGAAGTAGACATCGTTGCTCATTCCCCGGAGCATGACGGCCAGCACCGAGCCGAGCACTCCCAGGGGAACGACGAGCATCACGGCCAGGGGAATGGACCAGCTCTCATAGAGGGCGGCCAGGCACAGGAACACGAACAGCATGGACAGGGCGATCAGGAACGGGGCCTGCGAGCCCGACTGGATTTCCTGCAGGGATTGTCCGCTCCAATCAAAGCCAAACCCCCGGGGGAGCTGGCTCGCCAGGCGCTCCATCTCCTGGAGGGCCTCACCGCTCGAATGACCGGGAGCCGCGTTGCCGCTGATGCGGGCCGCGGGGTAGCCGTTGTAGCCGATGACCTGGGAGGACCCCACCCGCCAGTCCACCGTGGCGAAGGCGGAGAGGGGCACCAGGGTGCCCTCGCGGTTGCGCACGTTGAGCGCGAGGAGATCCTCCGTCTGCATGCGCCGGCTTCCCTCCGCCTGGACGATCACCCGCTGCATCCGGCCCGCGTTGGGAAAGTCATTGGAGTAGGCCGAGCCCAGGTTGGTGGAGAGGGTCTCGTTGATTTCCGCGAACGTGAGCCCGAGCGCGCTGGCCTTCTCGCGATCGATGCGCAGCTCGACCTGCGGTGCGTTCGCCAGACCCTCGAACATCACGCCGGTGAGGACGGGACTCTGGGCGGCGGCCGCCAGCAGTTGATCCCTCGCGGCGGCGAGCGCCTCCTGTCCCAGGCCCGCCCGGTCTTCCAGCCGGAAGGAGAAGCCGCCCGTGTTTCCCAGTCCCTCGATGGGCGGAGGCGAGAGCGCGAAGATGAAGGCATCCCGCACCGCCGAAAGCGCCGCGTTCGCCCGCGCGGCGATGGCTTCCGCGCTGTCATCCGCTCCTCGCTCCTCCCAGGGCTTCAGCGTCGCGAAGCTCAGGGCCGCGTTCTGCCCCTGGCCGGAGAAGCTGAAGCCCAGGATGGCCACGACCCGGGCCACTCCCGGCTCGGCCAGCAGCGTCTTCTCCATCTGGACCACCGCATCCAGCGTCCGGTTGACCGTGGCCTCCGGTGGCGCCTGCACGCCGAGGATGATGAAGCCCTGGTCCTCGTTCGGGATGAAGGACGAGGGGAGCTGGACGAACAGCCAGCCGAGGGCCGCGAGCACCGCGGCGTAGATGAGCATGAACCGGCCCGCACGATGCAGGGTGCGGCTCACGAGTCCACGGTAGGCGTGGGAGGTGCGCTCGAAGCCGCGGTTGAACCAGCCGAAGAACCCCGAGCTCGCGTGCGCGTGTCCTCGGATGACGGGCTTGAGGAAGGTCGCGCAGAGCGCTGGCGTCAGGGACAGGGCGAGCAGCGCCGAGAACAGGATGGACACCACCATGGT contains:
- a CDS encoding phosphotransferase: MPCWSACCRGHARPADSTRCNRRGGRGPEPANAWYRLRLARLTRAPRAGVEHDRRRLLAPDLRGPTTTITRIAAGLSGAGVYRVETAGQSFVLKIAGEAENDADWRPALHIQRLAADAGLAPRIVHVDEARRAVLTAFVSDRSFGAFYGDPRTHEAALTQLGRTVRRIHALPLPADARMREPREFLAQVWDGLLAGFALPDFVGDTVQRVLSENPPTRERALVLGHNDLNPTNLVYDGEAILILDWATAGPMDAYYDLAVLSVFLRMDEGTCMRLLSAYEGTRFAELPHRFTYTRRLAAALAGSFQLHLARQLKHAGATGEETLDSVPSLGEFYQRMRAGALKLGTADGHWGFGLALLKDNLAR
- a CDS encoding protein kinase domain-containing protein; protein product: MGDGAEELEDFTDFSDSFLKEIARAPVPSRMPAPGSLLGGRDERRFEVLDALGGGAMGQVFRARDAELQRVVALKFFLPRVAGTKEEALGAMLRQEARAIAQLDHENIVRIFDMGEWGGAPWEPLVPFLVMECLDGESLGSLLSRERPGLRRVLGIMQGVARGLAHAHERHIVHRDLKPSNVFLTRQGTVKLLDFGLAHLLGSGSHVPFLPTAGTPPYMAPEQWRGEPQDARTDLWAAGVMLYELLTGELPYPSVNLEELRARVLSPEPVPSVRERAPELSQEVARLVSLLLEKEPGRRLPSATALAERLHQLETQLGPWREEPHALGPQRRQVALVSCGLVGLARLSEKPDPEDSLEMEEDFHRRCSRVIQRHEGFVTHWLGQEVLACFGYPVAREDDSVRAVRAGLDLLRCFQEEPPRLPGHALSVGVGIHTDAVVFTVSAQQSSGTAPAIQGEAQQIASRLAELAGSGGVAIGGNTLLLVRGAFETEPLVNQDPPGPVGGQRLDAWRVLREREAVMRFERVLATGHVSRMVGRERELRMLLALWEEAREGRGSFVLIRGEAGIGKSRLIQELSSRLSPESAYLVQGQCWPRLESSAFAPVIDLLWRRFFPGEPRVRSRRELRGHLESLLGALGLLREPKLDARYIDGLASLLSPAGAEETPSIGLSLEQRESKRWLLDALRALLLRMAEHRPVLSVMEDLHWADPSTLELLGVMLEHIGKERVLVVLSARTGFEPPWPPRPGFHRLELGRLSEESTSALVREVARGRELPEERLAQLVAKTEGIPLFIEEMARLMIERAPGAIPLTLHELLASRLDALAPRQRTLVWFAAGVGRRFTGALLAALTRRSEAELREDLASLVAAGIFQRDDSEEPGYQFHHALLQDVAWQSLPRGRRREFHRHIAQVLEARFPGVVGAQPEVLAHHYTEAGELERALRYRMRAVTLAFQRSANLEAIVHVRRALALLRSLPDASRRSGEEMMLLNSLGIALMSTQGYGVPEIEQTYTRALELFEQEGESLPYLELLWTWLCTYFISGGRLSLAHELAVRLLTLGQRRGDKRLSAHAYRNLASISRQRGELLESLELLDQARVLSAEESLLAFPLSGLWVDLEVLDSSFICLTRLALGDVRRAWQLGLEALARARRMNHPGTLNLVLVCLTSAAQLHRDVQRTLEWAEEGMLAASRVWLRPSEEVLRGFRGWALARLGRRKEGLEALRKSFGQLRRMEAWSFVPYLQGLLAEVQGSLGQVHEGLASVEEALECMDKLGDRFVVPEMHRIRGELLRLRGENGEAMRCFLRACIMAHRERAALLELRATVALARLLRDTGHDVQARRRLVRAFYGSRVDSEAVDFQDARVLLEQFSTPQEGLEAR